The window CGCTGGATCAAGATCATGTCCTTTGGAGGAGACTTACTTTCAGAAGTGGATTGATGCTTTATACAGAGGATGCCATGCACAGCTGTGGGCTAGCAATATAAGGCCTGGGTCTAGGCTGGGGTTACAGCATTAGGGGCTCCGGAAACGGTGAAAAAAGCGCCCTTGAGGCTGCCCAGGCTGGCGCTGGTGGCAGTGGCCACAGGGAGCGTGGGTAGGGGGAGGGTGTGTGACGACCGCTGGTCCTGCGCAGCTCTTTGAGGCCAGAGTGAGGTTAGGGTGCGGTGTGTGCTTAGTCGGGAATTTCTTCTCACCCCAACTGCTTTTTCTAGGGCTACTCCAAGGCGGGTGCGTAGCCTGCGGGGTGGGGGCGGAGTCAGCAGGACTGGAGCAGGGAGGGGGTCCCTACAAATGCAAAGGGAAGCTCTTCCCTTCGAAGCTGCCCGTGAGACCAATATTTTCTCTGAATTGTGTCAAAAAGACCCCGCCCTTGACTAGGTCTCCTTGCTCTGCACCTGGGGACATCCTCTTCCTACTGGTCACGAGGTCGGAGTTTGCAAGCCCCCCCCCACCCGCTTACCGCCCCCGCCTCCGCCTGAGTCTCAGTTGTTGCTGAGACTTGGGTCCAAGccagttttttttcttacctctttgccCTTaatggaggaaactgaggcagctgCAGGAGAAACGGGAAAGCTGAAGTCGTCAATCCCAGGCTCTGAGCACTCGCTTGCCCCCCGCCCCGGGCTTGGGAGCCTTCTCAGTGGCCCCGGGACGCGGCAGGCGGCGGGTCTCTGGCTGGCCGCGGACGAGCTCGGCAGGCAGGTGGCGGCAGGGGGCGCTCGCCACCTGGCCACCCGCGCCTCCTCGGGCTCCGCAGGCCCGACGGAGTCCAGTCGGTGCGGAAAGGCATTTGGGGAAGGGGTTCCCAGCGGTCTCTCGGCTCACCTCACGCCCTCCGCTGGGCTTCATTCCTCGAGGGCTCCGGTCAGGGGGTGTGGTTTATTATGCTCCGGCGCCCCgacacacccacccaccctctCCTTGGGGCTCTtgggtggtgggaggggaggtCTGCTCGCGCCCACCGTCCTAGACCCGGGGGCTCGGCCCTAGCCCCGCAGTCCGCTGGAGAGACGTCCCGCCTCGGCGCCCGCGGACCCGCCAGCGCCGCGTCCCAGCTCCCCGCGTGCACCGACCCTTCCACTTCTGCCAGCATCCTTCCCCTGGTCCCGAAGACCCCAGACGCCGGGCCCCTCTGACCTGCCCCATAGCGGAGGCCGGGAGGAAAATGGGGTGGGGGTGCCAAGGCGGAGGCCGGGGGCGCCGGGAGGCTGCGGTCCGCCCACCCCTCAGCGAGGCgcacctcccacccaccctgggTCTCACCGCCCGCCccgcctcccttccctcctcctgctcCCGCCTccagtctcctccctcctccagccgcgctctctctcctccccactcccctgccGCGGCGGGCTGCCTGCAGACGCGGCTCCGGGCTAGAGCCGGCGGAGCGGAGCGGGCCTCGCCCTCCTTACCTCCTCCGAGAACCGGCGGCGCGCCCCCTGCCCGTCCGGCCGGGGCCCCGCGCCCCAGCGTGAGTCCAGCAGCCTCCCAGCGGCGGCGCCCAACTTTCCCTCGGTCCCGGGCGGGGCGGGGACGGCAGCGGGACATCTTGGTAAACTTCTCCGGGGCAGACGGCAGGGAGCCCGGGCGCTGGTGCAAGAGGATGTAGGAGGGCGGTGGCCGGCCCCGGGCGTCCCCCGCCCTCTTGGCCCCTTTCGGCCTGGCCATGGGGCTCCAGCACCTTCAGCGCAGCCAGGGGGTCTAGCCGACCTGGGTGGGAAAGCGCTGTCGCCGGCTGTGCACGCGCTGGGCGAGCAGCGCCCCTTCTGGCCGCGTCCGGCCCCGCCATGGACCACCAGGAGCCCTACTCCGTGCAGGCCACTGCGGCCATCGCGGCGGTCATCACCTTCCTCATCCTCTTCACCATCTTCGGCAACGCGCTGGTCATCTTGGCTGTGCTGACAAGCCGCTCGCTGCGAGCCCCGCAGAACCTGTTCCTAGTGTCGCTGGCCGCCGCCGACATCCTGGTGGCCACGCTCATCATCCCTTTCTCGCTGGCCAACGAGCTGCTGGGCTACTGGTACTTCTGGCGCACCTGGTGCGAGGTGTACCTGGCGCTCGACGTGCTCTTCTGCACCTCGTCCATCGTACACCTGTGTGCCATCAGCCTGGACCGCTACTGGGCCGTGAGCCGCGCGCTGGAGTACAACTCCAAGCGCACCCCGCGCCGCATCAAATGCATCATCCTCACCGTGTGGCTCATCGCAGCTGTCATCTCGCTGCCGCCCCTCATCTACAAGGGCGACCCGGGTCCCCAGCCCCGAGGGCGCCCTCAGTGCAAGCTCAACCAAGAGGCCTGGTACATCCTGGCCTCCAGCATTGGATCTTTCTTTGCACCCTGCCTTATCATGATCCTTGTCTACCTGCGGATCTATCTGATCGCCAAGCGCAGCCACTGCAGAGGTCCCAGGGCCAAGGGGGGTCCTGGGGAGGGTGGGTCTAAGCAGGCCCACCCTGTCCCTGGGGAAGTTTCAGCCTCAGCCAGATTGCCAACTCTGTCCTCTCAACTGGCTACTGCTGGAGAGGCCAATGGGTGCTCCCAGCCCACTGCAGAGAAGGACGAGGGGGAGACCCCTGAAGACCCTGGGACCCCCGCCGTGCCACCCAGCTGGCCTGCCCGCCCCAGCTCAGGCCAGGGTCAAAAGGAAGGTGTCTGTGGGACATCTCCAGAGGAGGAGGGGACtgtaaaggaggaggaggaggggtgtgAGCCGAAGGCCTTGTCAGCGTCTCCCGCCTCAGCTTGCAGCCCATCCCTGCAGCAACCACAGGGTTCCCGGCTGCTGGCGACCCTACGTGGCCAGGTGCTCCTGGGCAGGGGCAAGGGCTCTGCGGGGGGGCAGTGGTGGCGGCGGCGGACTCAGCTGACCCGGGAGAAGCGGTTCACGTTCGTGCTGGCCGTGGTCATCGGCGTCTTCGTGCTCTGCTGGTTCCCTTTCTTCTTCAGCTACAGCCTGGGTGCCATCTGCCCTCAGCACTGCAAGGTGCCCCACGGCCTCTTCCAGTTCTTCTTCTGGATCGGCTACTGCAACAGCTCGCTGAATCCTGTCATTTACACCATCTTCAACCAGGACTTCCGTCGTGCCTTCCGAAGGATCCTTTGCCGCAAGTGGACCCAGACGGCCTGGTGAGCCCGCCTGCCTGCTCCCCGTGTGGGGTTGGTGCCAGGTGGTGCCAGGGCCGCCCTGCTTCTTGCCCTGTTTTATGTGGCCCCCTCCCTAGGGCTTTCTGGCCCCTTCCCTGGTCCTGCAGGCCTCATCCCAGGAACCCCCTCAGAGGGGCAGGGTCTATTTGAAGCCTCCCCTTGCTGGCTTGGCCGTGGGGGGCCATCTTCTCCACCCCCTGCCTGTGCACAGGCAGATGGATGAGGCTTGGACCTTCCTGAATGTAGCTGTGGCCAGGTTCCCTTGCAGAACCCCAGATCCCTGCAAACCTTGAGGACCCTGTGTTTTCTGGTTGATCACTTGCTTGTGGTGTTTTGTATCTTTCTCATCTTCCCCTTGAAAAGAGCAGGAAGCCAGCCTTCGGCTTTTTCCAGGAGGGCCTGCTGCTGAGGAGAGGCAGAAACGACGATGGGCATCCGTGCTGTGTGCCCGTGGTCCCCATTAGACCCTGGGTGGGGGTTATGGGCTGGCACCATCTTTGGCCTCTTCTTCTTCCCCCTGCTTTCGGAGTTGTAACTCCAGAACTGTGGATCATTTTCCTCACCTGGCGCCCCTCTGGGAGGCTGGTGGGTGCGTGGCTGCCTCGGGGGGGTTGATCTGGGGGTCTGGCCTCTGCCTCCACGGGAGAGCCCTGATCACTAGCATTCACCGCCTGCAAAACCCAGGGCAACAATAGCTTGCCGCCTACTTGCTGCAGGGAGATGAAAGGCTTCGCAGAAAGTTTTGAGCTCCGTGGGGGAACGCACTAGAGAACCAGAAAATGTGATTATTCGGTGATATAAAAATCCCCCTCTTCTGGGTTTACCACACCTGTCTTCGTATAGACTTTTGTTCTGTGCCTGGGGTGTGAATTCCTACCCCAAACTGGAAGTGGTGAGTGGCAGACAGAACCACCGACT is drawn from Mesoplodon densirostris isolate mMesDen1 chromosome 14, mMesDen1 primary haplotype, whole genome shotgun sequence and contains these coding sequences:
- the ADRA2B gene encoding alpha-2B adrenergic receptor; this encodes MDHQEPYSVQATAAIAAVITFLILFTIFGNALVILAVLTSRSLRAPQNLFLVSLAAADILVATLIIPFSLANELLGYWYFWRTWCEVYLALDVLFCTSSIVHLCAISLDRYWAVSRALEYNSKRTPRRIKCIILTVWLIAAVISLPPLIYKGDPGPQPRGRPQCKLNQEAWYILASSIGSFFAPCLIMILVYLRIYLIAKRSHCRGPRAKGGPGEGGSKQAHPVPGEVSASARLPTLSSQLATAGEANGCSQPTAEKDEGETPEDPGTPAVPPSWPARPSSGQGQKEGVCGTSPEEEGTVKEEEEGCEPKALSASPASACSPSLQQPQGSRLLATLRGQVLLGRGKGSAGGQWWRRRTQLTREKRFTFVLAVVIGVFVLCWFPFFFSYSLGAICPQHCKVPHGLFQFFFWIGYCNSSLNPVIYTIFNQDFRRAFRRILCRKWTQTAW